Proteins co-encoded in one Oxyura jamaicensis isolate SHBP4307 breed ruddy duck chromosome 7, BPBGC_Ojam_1.0, whole genome shotgun sequence genomic window:
- the METTL5 gene encoding rRNA N6-adenosine-methyltransferase METTL5: MKKLKLKELESCLQQVDTFESPKLLLEQYPTRPHIAACMLYTIHNTFDDIENKTIADLGCGCGMLSIGSAMLGAGFCVGFDIDAEALEIFNSNLEDFELTNVDFIQCDVCSLSDSMSETFDTVIMNPPFGTKHNKGMDMIFLKTALQMAKTAVYSLHKTSTRQHIQKKADEWEVKMEVIAELRYDLPASYKFHKKKSVDIEVDFIRFLPRNS; encoded by the exons atgaagaaattaaagcttAAAGAACTGGAGAGCTGTCTCCAGCAGGTTGATACTTTCGAAAGCCCCAAACTACTCCTTGAACAATACCCAACGAGACCACACATCGCAG CATGTATGCTTTACACAATTCACAATACTTTTGAtgatattgaaaacaaaacaattgcAGATTTAGGATGTGGTTGTGGCATGCTCAGCATTGGAAGCGCAATGTTAGGAGCCGG gtTTTGTGTGGGGTTTGACATAGATGCAGAAGcactggaaatatttaacaGCAATCTTGAAGACTTTGAGCTCACAAATGTTGACTTCATTCAGTGCGATGTCTGTTCTTTGTCTGACAGCATGTCAGAAACTTTCGACACAGTTATCATGAACCCTCCTTTTGGTACCAAACATAATAAAG GAATGGatatgatttttctgaaaacgGCTTTACAAATGGCAAAAACAGCTGTATATTCCCTTCACAAAACTTCAACACGGCAG CACAtccaaaagaaagcagatgaaTGGGAAGTGAAGATGGAAGTCATAGCAG AACTTCGATATGACCTACCAGCATCATACAAGTTCCATAAGAAGAAATCG GTTGACATTGAAGTGGATTTCATTAGATTTCTGCCAAGAAACTCCTGA
- the SSB gene encoding lupus La protein — protein MKMAENGDGENMSILESKICQQIEYYFGNHNLPRDKFLKEQIKLDDGWVPLEVMIKFNRLSRLSKDFGVIVEALRKSKTGLMEINEDKTKIRRSPNKPLPELNDQYKAAIKNRSVYVKGFPVDATLDDIKEWLEDKGPVENIQMRRTLQKTFKGSIFAVFDSVESAKKFTEIPNQKYKDTELIVLFKEEYCTKKNEERKQNKVEAKARAKQEKEEKQKKAADAEMKSLEEKTGCLLKFFGDLDDQTCREDLHAVFSDHGEIKWIHFVRGAKEGIILFKDTAKEALEKAKEAHNGNLQLRNKDVTWELLEGDEEKEALKKIMEDQQELLKQKTKGRKLKGKGRGGKIPQGTQKGKVQFQGKKIKFEEEGEDDTKTESGSPKKRPLEEMEEEEPAPKQLKTENGDGDQ, from the exons TACTATTTTGGCAATCACAATCTACCAAGAGACAAGTTCTTAAAGGAACAGATCAAATTAGATGATGGCTGGGTGCCTTTAGAAGTCATGATCAAATTCAACAG GTTAAGTCGTCTGTCTAAAGACTTTGGTGTTATAGTAGAAGCATTAAGAAAATCCAAGACTGGtctaatggaaataaatgaagacaaaacTAAAATCAGGAGGTCTCCAAATAAACCGCTTCCTGAATTGAATGACCAATACAAGGCTGCAATTAAAAACAGATCGGTATATGTT AAAGGCTTTCCAGTAGACGCAACTCTTGATGATATTAAAGAATGGCTTGAAGATAAGGGTCCAGTTGAAAACATTCAAATGAGGAGAACTCTGCAGAAAACGTTTAAG GGATCAATATTTGCGGTTTTTGATAGTGTTGAATCTGCTAAGAAGTTCACAGAAATTCCAAACCAAAAGTACAAAGACACAGAGCTGATAGTGCTTTTCAA GGAAGAGTATTGTacaaagaagaatgaagaaaggaaacaaaacaaagtagaGGCCAAAGCAAGAGCTAAACA ggaaaaagaagaaaaacagaaaaaagcagcagatgctgaGATG aaatctCTAGAAGAAAAGACAGGATGTCTTTTGAAGTTTTTTGGTGATCTAGATGATCAAACGTGCAGAGAAGATCTCCATGCAGTATTTTCTGATCATGGAGAAATCAAATGGATACACTTCGTAAGAGGTGCAAAGGAG ggAATTATCCTATTTAAGGATACTGCAAAAGAAGCTCTGGAAAAAGCCAAAGAAGCACATAATGGAAACCTACAGCTTCGGAACAAGGATGTTACTTGGGAGTTGCtagaaggagatgaggagaaagaagctctgaaaaaaataatggaagatCAGCAGGAattgctgaaacagaaaacaaaag GACGCAaacttaaaggaaaaggaagaggggggaAGATACCTCAAGGCACACAAAAAGGGAAAGTACAGTTTCAgggcaagaaaataaagtttgagGAAGAAGGTGAAGATGATACTAAAACAG AATCAGGAAGTCCTAAGAAGAGACCATtagaggaaatggaagaagaagaaCCTGCAccaaaacaactgaaaacagaaaatggagatgGAGATCagtaa